Below is a window of Pyrobaculum aerophilum str. IM2 DNA.
TTATCGCCAACGCCATGCTCACAGGATCTCTGTGAGAGGTCGCGTAGTAAACAGTGGCAACATACCCGGGGATGGGGAGGAAGGGTATGGCGTGAGTTATAAAGACAACTAAAAATACGCCGAGCGCCTGGTATACGTCAGTGTTAGTCACTACCTGCCGAATCTCCGCTGGCGTCTTGAATACTCCTCAATTATATACACAAGGTCCTCCCTCTCCACCTCGGGCCAGAGCTTTTCTAGGAATATCAGCTCTGAGTATGCGGTCTGGTACAAGAGGAAGTTGCTAAGCCTCTTCTCCCCCCCAGTCCTCACAACGACGTCGGGCTCGGGGTTTGGGATACCCCGCGTGTCTAGACACTGGAAGAGCTCCTCCTCTGAAAAAGTCTCCAGCCTCACCTCTCCCGAGAGCACCCTCTTTATACAACGGACGATTTCGGCCCTGCCGCCGTAGCCGAGGGCTATAGTGAGGTGGTAGTTTGAATAGTTTTTAGTGACGGACTCCAGCTCGTCGATGTATTTCACCACCTTCCCGGGGAGCAACGATCTGTCGCCTATAAAACGAACTCTCACTTTGTTGTCGTGAATAAGCGGGTCTTCTAATGTCCTCCTCAACTCATCCTCAAAAATGCGAAATAATATCTCAAGCTCGATTTTACTCCTCTGGAGGTTTTCCGTAGACAAGGCGAAGAAAGTGACGTTTTTAATATCTCTAAACTCCAAAGCCCACGTGAGAAAATTCCTCACTTTTTCCACCCCTTTTTTATACGCGTGGTAAAAATCAATGCCTGTCTTTTTGGCATACCGCCTATTCCCGTCTGGAATAACTGCAATGTGAGTCGGGATTTTAACAGACCCGCTCGCCCACATGTTCATCTCCCCCCTTCTCAATACTGAGCAACACCGGTTTGTCACACGTGGCCAGTATCATCCCCTGGCTCTCCAAGCCCATTATTTTCTTAGGCTGTAAGTTAGCCAGCACGACTACGTACTTCCCCACGAGGTCCTCCGGCCTGTAAAACTCGGCCAGGCCGGCGATTACCTGCCTCTTCTCCGCGCCTAGGTCGACAATTAGCTTTATTAATTTCCTCGACCCCTCAACTCTGGTCGCCTCTACCACTTTGCCAATACGTATATCCAGCCGCTTAAAGTCCTCCAATGAAACTAACGACATCTCCCCCCTTTGACAACGTATATTTAAAAGTTCTCCATCATTCATATGGCAGGTAAAAACGCGGTATACATAGCCGTAATTGCTGCAGTTGTATTAGCAGTTGCAACCTATATTGCGGCGGCCTACGCCGGCAGGAATGCCGCTGATAGCTTTTATCCCACTGAAGAGGCAGGGCAAAAGGTGGAGTTCAACAGCTATGAAGATGCTGTTCGATATATTAACAATTTCGTGAAGGGGGCGTCGGATTTTCTCAGTTCAAGAACAAGAGCCGCGTTATCAGAAAGCAACGTTAAATATTTGAATAAATCCGAGTTGCGGGGCACTGCCGTTGAGCGTTATATAAATCGCACAGTAGCAGTTGTAGAAGCTAATGGGAAAATATACGCAGTGGTGCTCCCCCAAAACTCAACGAGCCGCACAGACAGGTTTGAGGTGTACGAAGCCAAAACTGGCAAGAAAATACCATCTACGACTGTTGTGCAAACTAAAGTAACAAACGAATATAAAATACCACTAGATCAAAACACATCTATTATAATTAATATACGCGGGATTATATATAAAGTTTATATAAAAGAGCTGGCACAACCATTCACTGTAATTACTGTATACAATTACTATCGCGTCTCTTGGTACTCTGGCAACAATTGGGCGGCCTCGGTATACGCCGCTGGCTACTTCACAATTGATATGCAGACGGGGGTAAAGGACGTACTACCGGACGGCTG
It encodes the following:
- the uppS gene encoding polyprenyl diphosphate synthase; this encodes MWASGSVKIPTHIAVIPDGNRRYAKKTGIDFYHAYKKGVEKVRNFLTWALEFRDIKNVTFFALSTENLQRSKIELEILFRIFEDELRRTLEDPLIHDNKVRVRFIGDRSLLPGKVVKYIDELESVTKNYSNYHLTIALGYGGRAEIVRCIKRVLSGEVRLETFSEEELFQCLDTRGIPNPEPDVVVRTGGEKRLSNFLLYQTAYSELIFLEKLWPEVEREDLVYIIEEYSRRQRRFGR
- the metG gene encoding methionine--tRNA ligase subunit beta, whose translation is MSLVSLEDFKRLDIRIGKVVEATRVEGSRKLIKLIVDLGAEKRQVIAGLAEFYRPEDLVGKYVVVLANLQPKKIMGLESQGMILATCDKPVLLSIEKGGDEHVGERVC